The proteins below are encoded in one region of Engraulis encrasicolus isolate BLACKSEA-1 chromosome 1, IST_EnEncr_1.0, whole genome shotgun sequence:
- the LOC134458070 gene encoding CMRF35-like molecule 8, protein MHPTIPTLSILSVLSCVASDNIDTVTGYVGHTADIKCPYGEAHKAKSKYLQKGLDTTDNSKSSNSITSGSKLVESVEDEEWTHRGRVSLQDQKNFNTFTVTIHNLTLQDAGVYACGVQGMFGDISILTVIVKIAQRLA, encoded by the exons ATGCATCCCACCATACCCACACTGTCCATCCTCTCAG tgcTGAGCTGTGTGGCAAGTGATAACATTGACACAGTGACAGGATACGTGGGACACACTGCTGACATCAAGTGTCCATACGGGGAGGCTCACAAGGCCAAATCGAAGTACCTTCAGAAGGGACTTGACACAACTGATAATAGTAAAAGTAGCAATAGTATTACTAGTGGTAGTAAATTGGTCGAGTCTGTTGAAGATGAAGAGTGGACCCACAGAGGGAGAGTATCTCTGCAGGACCAGAAGAACTTCAACACCTTCACCGTAACCATCCACAACCTGACGCTACAGGATGCTGGGGTATATGCGTGTGGCGTTCAAGGAATGTTTGGAGACATCAGCATCCTCACAGTGATTGTAAAAATAG CACAGCGCCTGGCCTGA